The DNA sequence GGTGGCCTCGGCGACGTCGGTGAGCGCGACACCGATGCCGGTGACGTCGACCGGCTGTTCGGGGCGAGCGGGCCGGTGCGGCTGAGTACGTCGGCGCAGGCGAGCCGGACGAGTTCCCGGCGGCGCAGCGCCCGTACGGCGGTGATCGCCTGGACCGGGTCGGGCTTCTCGGTGCCGGTGACGTGGCGGGACGCGGCGGCGGTGAAGCCGTCGCGCAGTGTGTCTGCGGGTCGGGGGGTGAGTTCGGCGTCGTCGGCGAGCAGCCGCAGCGCCTCCGGGTCACGGGCGAGCAGGTCGGCGGCGTAGCGGGACAGGCCGAGCACCCGGGCCAGCCGGCCGGCGACGGGGCCGCCGTCGCGCAGCAGACGCAGGTACCAGGGGGTGCCGCCGAGCTTGTCGGACACCTGCCGGTAGCTGAGCAGGCCCCGGTCGGGTTCGGGAGCGTCGGCGAACTCCGGGAGCAGCACCGGCAGCAGGGTGCGCTGGATCGCGGCGGTCCGGGTCACCCCGCCGGTCAGCGCCTCGATGTGCTTCAGCGCCCGGGCGGGGTCGGCGAAGCCGAGCACCTCCAGCCGCTGGCGGGCGGACTCGGGCGTCATCCGCAGCTCGTCGGCCGGGACCCGGGCGACGGCTTCCAGCAGCGGCCGGTAGAGCAGCTTGGCGTGCAGCCGGCGGACCTCGGTGGCGTGGCTGATCCAGTCGGCGCGGAACGCCTCGACGGCGCTGGTGGCCGGGTTGGCGACGTAGCCGAGCGCGTGGGCGAGCCAGCGCAGCGCGGCCGGGTCGTCGGGCACGGTGTGGGTGCGGCGCAGCCCCTGCAGTTGGAGCCGGTGTTCGACGGAGCGCAGGAACCGGTAGCCGCGCAGCAGGGCCTCGCCGTCGGCACGGCCGACGTATCCGCCGGCGACCAGGGCGCGCAGGGCCGGCAGTGTGCCGGTGACGCGCAGCGACTCGTCGACCCGGCCGTGCACGAGCTGGAGGAGTTGTACGGCGAACTCGATGTCGCGCAGCCCGCCCGGCCCGCGCTTGATCTCGCGCTCCAGTTCGCGGGGCGGGATGTTGTCGATGATCTTCCGGCGCATCGCCCGTACGTCGGTGACCGCCTCGGGGCGTTCGGCGGCGTGCCAGACCAGCGGCGCGAGCTGGTCGATCCACGCCTTCGCGAGTCCGGTGTCGCCGGTCGCCGGCCGGGCCTTGAGCAGGGCCTGGAACTCCCAGGTGCGCGCCCAGCGGTGGTAGTAGGCGAGGTGGCTGGCCAGGGTGCGGACCAGCGGTCCGCGGCTGCCCTCGGGCCGCAGCGCGGCGTCGACCGGCCAGGCGACCAGGCCGCAGATGTGGATCAGTCGGGTGGCGACGGTGGTGGCGGCGGGCAGGTCGTCGTCCTCGGCCGCGACGAAGATGACGTCGACGTCGGAGACGTAGTTGAGTTCGCAGCCGCCGGACTTGCCCATCGCGACCACGGCGAGCCGGGGTTCGTCGGTGCCGGCCGGCAGTTCGGCGACCGCGATCCGGTAGGCCGCCGCCAGGGTCGCGTCGGCGAGTTCGGACAGCGCGGCCATGGTCTGTTCCAGGCCGCGGCCGCCGGTCAGGTCGGCCGCCGCGATCCGCAGCAGGGCCCGCCGGTACGCCCGCCGCAGCCCGGGTACGGCCGCCTTGCCGGCGGCGGGGCCGCTGGCCGGGGCGTCGCCGGCGGGTGGCGGGTCGGGGTCCAGCCGGCCGTCGGCGGGCGGGGCCAGGCCGTCGGGCTCGGTGACCAGCACGTTCCACTGGTCGGGGTTGGCCACCAGGTGGTCGCCGAGCGCCGACGAGGCCCCGAGCACGGCGATCAGCCGGCGGCGCAGGCCCTGGTCGACGTGCAGCGCGTCGACGACGCCCGGCCCGTCCGGCGCCGTACGGCGTTCGGACTCGACGAGCCGGTGCAACTGGCGCAGGGCCAGGTCGGGGTCGGCGGCCCGGGACAGCGCGGCGAGCAGTTCGGCGGCCGCCCCGTCGGCGGGTTCGTGGGTGGTCGGGTTCCACAGTCCGAGCCCGTCGGGGCCGAGCAGCTCGGCGGCGGCCGTACCGGGCCGGCCGGTCGCACCGGCGCCGGTGACGCCGAAGCCGTAGCGGGCGAGCCGGGCCTGTGCGCTGGTCGGTCTGCTCATCGGCGCCGTTACTGCCCGAGCAGCGGCAGGTTGCGGCCGGGGCGCGGTACGTCGAGTTCGCCGCGGGCCAACGCGGCGAACCGGGCGGCGAACGGCTGCCACACCTCCTCGACATCGACCATGATCGCGTCGCAGGCGGCGACGACGACCTCCGGGTCGTATCCGAGTTCGGCAAGGGTCTCCGAGTCGGTGGCCCACTGCGCGATCATGGCGGTGTCGCACTCGATGTGGAACTGGATGCCCCAGGCCCGGTCACCCATCCGGAACGCCTGGTGCGGATAGCGGGTCGACGCGGCGAGCAGCACCGCGCCGCGGGGCAACTCGGTCACCTCGTCGCGGTGCCACTGGAACACGTCGGGGATCAGCGGCACGTAACGGAAGAGCGGGTCGGTCTCGGCGGCGTCGCGCTTGCCGACGACGGCCGGGCCGACCTCGGGCCCGGCGGCGCTGCGCTCGGCGGTGCCGGCGTGGGCGGTGGCGAGCAGTTGGGCGCCGAGGCAGATGGCCAGGGTCGGCACCGCGTTGCGGACCGCCTTGCGCAGCAGCCCCTCCAGGGCCGGGAGCCAGGGCGCGTCGGGG is a window from the Polymorphospora rubra genome containing:
- a CDS encoding bifunctional [glutamine synthetase] adenylyltransferase/[glutamine synthetase]-adenylyl-L-tyrosine phosphorylase, whose product is MSRPTSAQARLARYGFGVTGAGATGRPGTAAAELLGPDGLGLWNPTTHEPADGAAAELLAALSRAADPDLALRQLHRLVESERRTAPDGPGVVDALHVDQGLRRRLIAVLGASSALGDHLVANPDQWNVLVTEPDGLAPPADGRLDPDPPPAGDAPASGPAAGKAAVPGLRRAYRRALLRIAAADLTGGRGLEQTMAALSELADATLAAAYRIAVAELPAGTDEPRLAVVAMGKSGGCELNYVSDVDVIFVAAEDDDLPAATTVATRLIHICGLVAWPVDAALRPEGSRGPLVRTLASHLAYYHRWARTWEFQALLKARPATGDTGLAKAWIDQLAPLVWHAAERPEAVTDVRAMRRKIIDNIPPRELEREIKRGPGGLRDIEFAVQLLQLVHGRVDESLRVTGTLPALRALVAGGYVGRADGEALLRGYRFLRSVEHRLQLQGLRRTHTVPDDPAALRWLAHALGYVANPATSAVEAFRADWISHATEVRRLHAKLLYRPLLEAVARVPADELRMTPESARQRLEVLGFADPARALKHIEALTGGVTRTAAIQRTLLPVLLPEFADAPEPDRGLLSYRQVSDKLGGTPWYLRLLRDGGPVAGRLARVLGLSRYAADLLARDPEALRLLADDAELTPRPADTLRDGFTAAASRHVTGTEKPDPVQAITAVRALRRRELVRLACADVLSRTGPLAPNSRSTSPASVSRSPTSPRPPSPPHCGPR
- a CDS encoding type 1 glutamine amidotransferase; amino-acid sequence: MATALVIENDPTDDIRRLGEWLTEAGLDLRVVRAHAGEELPADLEGYDAFVVLGGAQAPYPAPDGTPDAPWLPALEGLLRKAVRNAVPTLAICLGAQLLATAHAGTAERSAAGPEVGPAVVGKRDAAETDPLFRYVPLIPDVFQWHRDEVTELPRGAVLLAASTRYPHQAFRMGDRAWGIQFHIECDTAMIAQWATDSETLAELGYDPEVVVAACDAIMVDVEEVWQPFAARFAALARGELDVPRPGRNLPLLGQ